In Acidimicrobiales bacterium, the sequence GGCCGGGCTGCTGGGGCGGCTCGACCCCGACGGCGCCGTGGTCTTCGGCGTGGTGGTGGAGGGCGACGTAGGCGACCTGGTGGCGTTGTCGGGGCGCACGGGGGTGCGCCTGGTCGACCCCATGGCCCGCGGCGTCGACGGCGACGAACTCAGCGGCTTGGGCGGCCTGCGTCCCGAGGAGACAGCACGGGCGGGCGACCCGCCGCAACGCCCGGCCTGAGCCTGGGCGAACTCAGGAGAGGGGGGCGAGCAGGGCGGTGGGGTTGCCGCGAGCCCGGTCGACCATGTCGGCCAAGGTGAAGGAGTCGAGCCGTTCGCGCATGTGCTGGCCCACCTCGGCCCACACCGCCAGCAGCACGCATTGGCCTTCGTGGTCGCACGCCCCGTTCTGGTGGGGCTCGCCGAAGTCGCCCGCCACGATGGGGCCGTCGACGGCGCTGACGATCTGGCCCAGGGTGATCTCGGCCGGGTCGCGGGCCAGCACGTAACCGCCGCCCACCCCCCGCTTCGACCGCACCAACCCGGCGCCCTTGAGCGCCAGCAGGATCTGCTCCAGGTAGGGCTGGGGCAGCCCGGTGCGCTCGGCGATGTCGCGCACCGACGTGGGCGTGCCGTCGCCGCGGTGGAGGGCGAGGGAGAGCAGGGCGCGGCTGGCGTAGTCGCCGCGCGTCGAGACCTTCACGCCCCCATGGTAGGGCGCCCCAGGTCAGGTATCGGCGGTCCAGGTCGCTTGTGGCGGCGTCGGCGACCCGGCAGCGCCCAGCGTCACCCGCACCCGTGTGGATCCCGCTACGACACAGAACGACACGCCTGACGTGTCGGTGAGCGACGCGCTGCGCCGTACCTCCGCTGTCGTCGGCGTGTCGACCCCGGCGACACGCAGGGTGCAGGCGGAGGTATCGGTGGCGCTTGTGCTGAAGACCGGACTCACGCCACCGGACCCGGTCGTGTCGATCGTCAAGCGCCCTCCTGTGGTGGCCGACCCCTGAGTGCGGATGCAGACGTGGGCCCGCGTTGCCGACTCCTGCCACGTGTGCAGCCATGTGCGGCCGAACGCACCCGTGAGGTTGGCGTACTCGGCCTTGGAGCCCGTCGTCGCGCCTTGACACGCACCCGATGTGGGGCTCGTGTTCACCGTCGAGGACGGCAGCCTGCTTGTCGTCCCGTCGGTAGCGAAGGTGACCGACGGGGGCGTGCCCGTGTGCGGGACCGGCACCACCACGCGACGGCTCACGCTGCCCGCCGTGAGGCACAGCCACCCTTCAGAAGCCGAGGCGAACAGGTCGGCGGAAAACGGCACGTAAGTGGTGGGGTCGGCCGGGTCGCCCAGCGATCCCGAGAACACCGGGTGCGGCGGGGGGATTGCATTGCCTGACGTGGTCGCGCACAGCGAGGCGCTGGTGTCGGTGGACGGGACGGCCGGGGCCGCTGTGTTCCCCGATGCGAACGTCACTTTGCCGCCGATCCCCAGTCCGCCCACTTCGCTCCGGAAGCACACGGCCGTGGTGCCCGGGCTCGGCTGGACGGAGTGCAGCCGTGTGTACGCGCTACCGACGAAGCCGTCCTCGTGCACGGTCCCGCCCGCGCAGGTCTCCGACGGATAGGGCACCGGCGGCGGGGGGAGCGGGGGCACCGGGCTCGTGACCGTGAGAGTCCGGGGTGCGGAGGCGGGGCCGTAGCCGGTGGGGCTCACGTCGTCGGTGGCGTCGGCCACCCACGTGTAGGAACCGGGCGGCAGTGGCGGCACTGCAGGGGCGGTGGCCTCGGCGCCTGAAGCCGCCTGCGGCGTGAAGTACGTGCCCACCACCAGGTTGGTCGCCGTGTCGGTGACGCGGATGCGGCCCGTGTAGCGGTCGCTCTCGGGGTCGGTGGCCTGGATCACGAACTGCTGCGTGTCGGTGGGCGCAAAGGCGTGGCCCGCAGGGGGCGACACCAGCGTGGGCACGCCGGGCGGGTAGTTGGGCGGGGGCGGCGCGGGCGCGGGCGACGGGTGTAGGGGCGCCGCCCAAGAACCGGTGAGGAGGAACCGCGTGGCCGTGTTGCTGAAGCAGGAGCCGCTGTGCGTCACGTCGTTCATGATGTCGCCCGTCCCCACGAGGGCGCTGTTGTCTGTGAGGGGCGTGTGCAGCGTCGGGGTGGGCACGGTGGCACCGTTCGTTCCCACGGCCATCACCCACGTGTTGCCCTCCCAGAGCAGGCGGAAGGTGTGGCCCCGGTACGTGACGCCCATCCCCGTGGCGTTCCAGCAGTTGCCTGTGAGGACCCCGGACATCGACTCCGTCACCTGTTGCGCGCAGACGCCGAACGTCGAGAAGACCATGGAGAAGCTGACCGTCTGCGGGGGGAAGGCGCCTGGGATTCCCAGCCCAGGGTAGGTGCTAATGGACCCTTGTCCGGCGCAGACGTCTGTGTGCGCGGCAGCCGGGCCTGCTCCGACCACGGGCAACAACGACGACACCACGACAGCGAGCGCAAACAGCGAACGGCGCACGAAACGACCCCCCAGCCTCGGCGGCGACCCCCCGTTGGCCACCGGCACGGCAACTGTACCGCGGTGGTTCGCGCGTCGCCCGGGTGACAGCCCTAACGTCGCCGCCCATGGAGCCCGTGGTCCCCGAATACGGCGGCGCGTGCATCGCGTCGGTGGTGCCCGCCCTGCTCGGCGACCGCCGCCGCCCGTGGATGCCCGAACCCGTGCTCGACGCCGCCCAGGTCGTTCTCCTCGTGCTCGACGGCCTCGGATGGGACCAGCTCCAGGCTCGCAGCCAGTGGGCGCCCACAATGAGCACAATGGCCGGCGGGCCGATCACCTCGGTGGCGCCGACCACCACCTCGGCCGCCCTCACCTCCATCACCACCGGGCGCCCGCCGGCCGATCACGGCATCGTCGGCTACCGGGTGCATCTGGGCGACGGGCAGGTGCTCAACGTCCTGCGGTGGCGCACCGACGAAGGCGACCCGCCTGAGCCCTCCGCCATGCAATCGCTGCCGGTCTTCAACGGCACCGCGCCGCCGGTGGTCAGCCGGGGCGAGTTCGCCCACACCGGCTTCACCGATGCCCACCTGGGCGGCACCCGCCTCCATGGCTGGCGCACACCGTCGGCGCTGGTGGTCGAGGTCAAGCGGTTGCTGCGAGCGGGCGAGC encodes:
- a CDS encoding Rrf2 family transcriptional regulator, with amino-acid sequence MKVSTRGDYASRALLSLALHRGDGTPTSVRDIAERTGLPQPYLEQILLALKGAGLVRSKRGVGGGYVLARDPAEITLGQIVSAVDGPIVAGDFGEPHQNGACDHEGQCVLLAVWAEVGQHMRERLDSFTLADMVDRARGNPTALLAPLS
- a CDS encoding alkaline phosphatase family protein; amino-acid sequence: MEPVVPEYGGACIASVVPALLGDRRRPWMPEPVLDAAQVVLLVLDGLGWDQLQARSQWAPTMSTMAGGPITSVAPTTTSAALTSITTGRPPADHGIVGYRVHLGDGQVLNVLRWRTDEGDPPEPSAMQSLPVFNGTAPPVVSRGEFAHTGFTDAHLGGTRLHGWRTPSALVVEVKRLLRAGEPFVYAYYDGIDKIAHQYGLAEHYEAELAFADRLVADLRGVLPPGAALLVTSDHGQVDVGDNVVPVAPEVEADVAFVSGESRFRWLHAKPGTAGRLAERAKAAHGDVAWVRTRDEVAAEGWLGARLPVERLGDVVLAPFEATGFLDPADPGELRLRSRHGSLTPAEMWVPLLAG